ATTCAAGGAGCAGGCACGCCGACGATCACCATTCACGGCGTCAAGGAACTGAAAGGCACCACCCACCGGATCATTCCGGATCGCATCGAGGCCGGAACGTTTCTCGTCGCCGGCGCAATGACAGCCGGCGACCTGGAGATCATTGACTCAAACCCGGTGCACCTCACCGGCATCATTGAAAAACTTCGGGAAACCGGCGCCACTCTTGAAACGGGAACGGGAGGTATCCGCGTGCGCGGATGCAGCGATTTGAAGGCGGCGGACGTGGTAACCAGCGAGTATCCGGGATTCGCGACCGACATGCAGGCTCAGTACATGGCGCTGGCAACTCAGGCCGCCGGCACTTCCATGATCACCGAGAATATCTTCGAAAACCGTTTTATGCATGCCAGCGAACTGATGCGCATGGGAGCGAACATCCGGATCGATGGGTCCCGCGCCATCGTGACCGGAAAGACGCGGCTGAGCGGCGCCACCGTCATCGCATCCGATCTCCGCGCGAGCGCATCGCTTGTGCTCGCGGCTCTGGTTGCAGATGGATTTACCCTGATCGATCGCGTCTACCACCTGGATCGCGGCTACGAAAAAATAGAGGAGAAGCTGCAGTCCGTAGGCGCTCAGATCGAGCGGCTGAAGTGATCAGTTGATCGTGATGCGGCCGTCGAGTTTCGGCGTGATGATCGGATTGTCCTTGATGTAGTCCACCATCGCATCTCGAAGGGAAAGCCCGGTATCAAGAATATCGGTACCGTTCGCGAACTCGGTAAAGCCGTCGCCGCCGACCAGAACAAAATCATTGGTCGCGACGGAGTAGAGCTTCGCATCTTCCAGCGGGGAACCGTCCAGCAGTATTGCCGACACAACACGCTCTCCTGGGGGCTTGCTGAGATCGAACTGGACTCTCAGGCCGCTGATCGACACCATTCCAATCGTCGGGACCAGTCCCCGCTCCAGAGTCTTTTTCAACTGCGCGCCCGTCAATTTCACCGTCACCAGTGTGTTCTGAAAGGGCAGGACCTCGAATACATTTCCCCAGGTGATCTTCCCTTTCGATATAGGAGCCCGGATACCGCCGATATTCTGAAT
The Terriglobia bacterium genome window above contains:
- the murA gene encoding UDP-N-acetylglucosamine 1-carboxyvinyltransferase → MDKLKITGGRRLEGRVRISGAKNSALPAMAAALLTAGEVTLQNIPLVNDIYTSRRLLRELGAAVEFEDDHCVRLQAQKILSHEAPYDLVKTMRASVLVLGPLLARTGRARVSMPGGCAIGARPINLHIKGFEQMGATVRTEHGYVEASAERLSGADIVFDKITVTGTENLMMAAALADGTTVLQNAACEPEIVDIADMLKDMGAKIQGAGTPTITIHGVKELKGTTHRIIPDRIEAGTFLVAGAMTAGDLEIIDSNPVHLTGIIEKLRETGATLETGTGGIRVRGCSDLKAADVVTSEYPGFATDMQAQYMALATQAAGTSMITENIFENRFMHASELMRMGANIRIDGSRAIVTGKTRLSGATVIASDLRASASLVLAALVADGFTLIDRVYHLDRGYEKIEEKLQSVGAQIERLK
- a CDS encoding 5'-nucleotidase C-terminal domain-containing protein; its protein translation is HSVSNIVPDPDVAKVLDPFYEKVKVKMAELVGEATDDFVKSEKTESPLADIVADAFREKGKTQVAIQNIGGIRAPISKGKITWGNVFEVLPFQNTLVTVKLTGAQLKKTLERGLVPTIGMVSISGLRVQFDLSKPPGERVVSAILLDGSPLEDAKLYSVATNDFVLVGGDGFTEFANGTDILDTGLSLRDAMVDYIKDNPIITPKLDGRITIN